The Apium graveolens cultivar Ventura chromosome 6, ASM990537v1, whole genome shotgun sequence genome contains a region encoding:
- the LOC141665714 gene encoding kxDL motif-containing protein LO9-177 has translation MGDEESKAKQEDPVRLASKEVSNEFKTLVDSHDLDSLKRLQNLILGRLQDSNAVLSHFNEYSEQCFSEVSSDMSKNTRLLKSMKSDLDYIFQKLRSMKTKIVATYPDAFPDDSATRALDRRPDLEMPQ, from the exons ATGGGCGACGAGGAATCAAAGGCGAAACAAGAAGATCCAGTGCGATTAGCATCAAAAGAGGTTTCCAATGAATTCAAAACCCTTGTTGATTCTCACGACCTTGATTCTCTTAAGCGTTTGCAGAACTTAAT ATTGGGGAGGTTGCAGGACAGCAATGCAGTACTTTCACATTTCAATGAGTATTCAGAACAATGCTTTTCTGAAGTTTCAAGTGATATGTCTAAAAATACACGTCTTCTGAAGTCAATGAAGTCTGATCTTGATTACATATTTCAGAAATTGAG GAGCATGAAGACAAAGATCGTAGCCACCTACCCGGATGCGTTTCCGGATGATTCAGCAACAAGAGCACTGGACAGAAGACCTGACCTTGAAATGCCTCAATGA
- the LOC141666790 gene encoding homeobox-leucine zipper protein ATHB-14-like, which produces MALAMHRDQQMDSSKYVRYTPEQVEALERVYTECPKPSSLRRQQLIRECPILSNIEPKQIKVWFQNRRCREKQRKEASRLQTVNRKLGAMNKLLMEENDRLQKQVSHLVYENGYMRTQLHTTSTTTTDTSCESVVVSGQQQQQNPTPQHPQRDANSPAGLLAIAEETLAEFLSKATGTAVDWVQMIGMKPGPDSIGIVAVSRNCSGVAARACGLVSLEPTKVAEILKDRTSWFRDCRCLDVLSVIPTGNGGTIELIYMQTYAPTTLASARDFWTLRYTTTLEDGSLVICERSLTSSTGGPAGPPTTCFVRADMLPSGYLIRPCDGGGSIINIVDHVDLNPWSVPEVLRPLYESSRILAQKMTMASLRHIRQIAQETSGEIQYTGGRQPAVLRTFSQRLCRGFNDAVNGFVDDGWSILDSDGVEDVTIAINSNPGKFIGSQYSNSLSMLPTFGGVLCAKASMLLQDVPPALLVRFLREHRSEWADYGIDAYSAASLKASPYAVPCARPGGFSGTQVILPLAHTVEHEEFLEVVRLEGHAFSPEDMALSRDMYLLQLCSGLDENAAGACAQLVFAPIDESCADDAPLLPSGFRVIPLDPKSDKPSANRTLDLASTLEGGPGGACPPGEADLNNYNLRSVLTIAFQFTFENHFRDNVAVMARQYVRSVVGSVQRVAMAISPSRMNSHLGPKQLPGSPEALTLSLWICRSYRAHIGADLFQLDSQVGDAVLKQLWSHSDAILCCSVKTNISPVFTFANQAGLDMLETTLVALQDIMLDKVLDEAGRKILLSEFSKIMQQGFAYLPAGICVSSMGRPISYDQAIAWKVLSDDNSSHCLAFMFVNWSFV; this is translated from the exons ATGGCTCTTGCTATGCATAGAGATCAACAAATGGATTCAAGTAAGTATGTGAGATATACACCTGAGCAAGTTGAGGCTTTGGAGAGAGTGTATACTGAATGTCCAAAGCCTAGTTCTTTGAGAAGACAGCAGCTTATAAGGGAATGTCCTATTCTCTCTAATATTGAGCCTAAACAGATCAAAGTCTGGTTTCAGAACCGCAG ATGTCGTGAGAAACAAAGGAAGGAAGCTTCTCGTCTCCAGACTGTAAACAGGAAGCTTGGTGCAATGAACAAGCTGCTCATGGAAGAAAATGACCGCTTGCAGAAACAGGTGTCTCATTTGGTTTATGAGAATGGATATATGCGCACCCAACTGCACACT ACATCAACAACGACCACTGACACTAGCTGCGAGTCTGTGGTCGTAAGTGGTCAGCAACAACAACAAAACCCAACTCCGCAGCATCCCCAAAGGGATGCCAACAGCCCAGCTGG TCTTCTTGCAATTGCTGAGGAGACCCTGGCAGAGTTCCTCTCAAAGGCTACTGGAACTGCTGTCGACTGGGTGCAGATGATTGGGATGAAG CCTGGTCCGGATTCTATTGGCATCGTTGCTGTTTCCCGCAATTGTAGTGGGGTAGCAGCACGAGCCTGTGGCCTTGTGAGTCTTGAACCCACGAAG GTCGCTGAAATCCTTAAAGATCGTACATCTTGGTTCCGCGATTGCCGTTGCCTTGATGTCTTAAGTGTTATTCCTACTGGGAATGGAGGAACAATAGAGCTCATATACATGCAG ACGTACGCGCCTACAACATTGGCATCTGCAAGAGACTTTTGGACATTAAGATATACTACAACTTTGGAAGATGGCAGTCTTGTG ATATGCGAGAGGTCTTTGACTTCTTCAACCGGTGGTCCAGCTGGGCCTCCTACTACATGTTTTGTAAGAGCTGATATGTTACCTAGTGGTTATCTGATAAGACCTTGTGATGGTGGCGGCTCTATCATTAACATCGTTGATCACGTCGATCTGAAT CCTTGGAGTGTGCCCGAAGTTTTGAGGCCTCTGTATGAATCTTCCAGAATACTTGCCCAGAAAATGACCATGGCG TCCTTGCGACATATACGGCAGATTGCACAAGAAACAAGTGGTGAAATTCAGTATACCGGTGGGCGGCAGCCTGCTGTTTTAAGAACGTTCAGTCAAAGATTGTGCAG GGGTTTTAATGATGCTGTGAATGGGTTTGTTGACGATGGTTGGTCAATATTAGATAGTGATGGTGTGGAGGATGTTACTATTGCCATCAACTCGAATCCAGGAAAGTTTATTGGTTCCCAGTATAGTAACTCATTGTCAATGTTGCCGACCTTTGGAGGAGTGCTCTGTGCAAAGGCATCAATGCTTCTTCAG GATGTTCCCCCGGCTTTGCTTGTTCGTTTCCTAAGAGAGCACCGCTCGGAGTGGGCTGACTATGGAATTGACGCTTACTCTGCTGCATCTCTGAAAGCAAGTCCCTATGCTGTTCCATGTGCCAGGCCTGGTGGTTTCTCTGGTACCCAGGTCATTTTGCCTCTTGCTCATACAGTAGAACATGAAGAG TTTTTGGAGGTTGTTCGGCTAGAGGGCCATGCTTTCTCCCCAGAGGATATGGCTTTGTCACGAGATATGTATTTACTGCAG CTATGCAGTGGGCTTGACGAGAATGCTGCGGGTGCCTGTGCACAGCTTGTCTTTGCACCTATTGACGAATCCTGTGCTGATGATGCACCCTTGCTTCCATCTGGCTTCCGCGTGATACCATTGGATCCTAAATCA GACAAGCCTAGTGCAAATAGAACACTAGATTTGGCTTCTACACTTGAAGGGGGACCTGGAGGTGCATGCCCTCCTGGTGAAGCTGATTTAAACAATTACAATCTCCGCTCTGTGCTGACTATTGCGTTCCAGTTCACTTTTGAGAACCACTTCAGGGATAATGTAGCTGTTATGGCTCGTCAATATGTGCGTAGTGTTGTTGGCTCAGTCCAGAGGGTTGCCATGGCTATATCACCCTCCCGGATGAACTCACATTTGGGACCAAAACAACTACCTGGTTCCCCTGAGGCTCTCACCCTGTCACTCTGGATTTGCAGGAGCTACAG GGCTCACATTGGGGCTGATCTTTTCCAGTTAGACTCCCAAGTGGGGGATGCAGTCCTGAAACAACTTTGGAGTCATTCTGATGCAATTCTGTGTTGTTCAGTGAAAACAAAT ATATCACCAGTCTTCACTTTCGCAAACCAGGCAGGACTTGACATGCTTGAGACTACCCTTGTGGCCCTTCAGGATATAATGCTTGACAAGGTTCTGGATGAAGCTGGTAGGAAGATTCTGCTTTCTGAATTTTCAAAGATCATGCAACAG GGATTTGCTTATCTTCCGGCCGGGATATGTGTTTCGAGCATGGGCAGACCTATTTCCTATGATCAAGCCATTGCCTGGAAAGTTCTGAGTGACGATAACTCCAGTCACTGCTTAGCTTTTATGTTCGTAAACTGGTCATTTGTTTAA